From the Desulfohalovibrio reitneri genome, one window contains:
- a CDS encoding bifunctional adenosylcobinamide kinase/adenosylcobinamide-phosphate guanylyltransferase, whose translation MGGDGLTRRFVRTLGGLNKRLAARADEVVLVAAGLPLRLK comes from the coding sequence GTGGGGGGAGACGGCCTCACCCGGCGCTTCGTGCGTACGCTCGGCGGGCTAAACAAACGCCTGGCGGCGCGCGCCGACGAGGTCGTTCTGGTGGCGGCCGGATTGCCGCTGCGCCTGAAATAA
- the argC gene encoding N-acetyl-gamma-glutamyl-phosphate reductase — MPSPRTAGLVGVTGYTGLELARLLAAHPHLELTRVTSRSEAGKSLGELFPHLRATRPGGLTVTEPDPKLLARECDVVFLAVPHGAAMDLAGELVDAGAKVVDLSADFRLRDPEVYKQWYGLEHRRPDLLEEAAFGLVEFYRDDVRSARLVANPGCYPSSAILALTPALEAGLVDREGLVVDSKSGATGAGRGAKVATLYCEVADTFRGYSIGSHRHTPEIEQELSVATGSALTLSFNPHLLPMNRGILTTAYAFLAEDADPNDLRKIYERRYAGEHWVRVLPEGELPQTRYVRGTMFCDIGLVIDPRTRRLVVLAAIDNLCRGASGQALANANLMLGLDEAAGLDLAPLVP, encoded by the coding sequence ATGCCCTCTCCCCGCACCGCCGGCCTGGTCGGCGTCACCGGCTACACCGGCCTGGAACTGGCGCGGCTTCTGGCCGCCCATCCTCATCTGGAGTTGACCCGCGTCACCTCCCGCTCCGAGGCGGGCAAGAGCCTCGGCGAACTTTTTCCCCACCTGCGCGCTACCCGCCCCGGCGGGCTGACTGTCACCGAACCGGACCCCAAACTGTTGGCCCGCGAATGCGACGTGGTTTTCCTGGCCGTGCCCCACGGGGCGGCCATGGACCTGGCCGGGGAACTGGTGGACGCCGGGGCCAAGGTGGTTGACCTTTCCGCCGACTTCCGCCTGCGCGACCCTGAAGTCTACAAGCAGTGGTACGGGCTTGAGCACCGCCGCCCGGACCTGCTGGAGGAGGCCGCCTTCGGCCTGGTGGAGTTCTACCGCGACGACGTGCGTTCCGCGCGGCTGGTGGCCAATCCCGGCTGCTATCCCTCCTCGGCCATCCTGGCGCTGACTCCGGCCCTGGAGGCTGGCCTGGTGGACCGCGAGGGGCTGGTGGTGGACTCCAAGTCCGGCGCCACGGGCGCGGGCCGGGGGGCCAAGGTGGCCACCCTGTACTGCGAGGTGGCCGACACCTTCAGGGGCTACTCCATCGGCAGCCACCGCCACACGCCGGAGATCGAGCAGGAGTTGTCTGTGGCCACGGGCTCGGCGCTGACCCTGTCCTTCAACCCGCACCTGTTGCCCATGAACAGGGGCATCCTGACCACGGCCTACGCCTTCCTGGCCGAGGACGCCGATCCGAACGATCTGCGCAAAATCTACGAACGCCGCTACGCTGGCGAGCACTGGGTGCGGGTGCTGCCCGAAGGCGAGCTGCCCCAGACACGCTACGTGCGCGGCACCATGTTCTGCGACATCGGCCTGGTCATCGACCCCCGCACACGGCGGCTGGTGGTCCTGGCGGCCATCGACAACCTCTGCCGGGGGGCCTCCGGGCAGGCCCTGGCCAACGCCAACCTCATGCTGGGGCTGGACGAGGCGGCCGGGCTGGACCTGGCCCCCCTGGTTCCCTGA
- a CDS encoding tetratricopeptide repeat protein has translation MTIPECIKVIRSHLGGPSGALVAVSADRKFLSLLKGVSRKYLELPPERRHDFKDTAEVARFLRRQNDGGSGEGVVLLMERVLFNKLTTETLAFIRETYPEAVLIVLTSEARKDDLVLLREIGAGNIIVKPVGAKSLIEKLANSIRPQGKLDQLMGQCRRLIENGEAESALELAENVLGMKPGSSAALMAKGDALLQLDRVAEAMTAYEHAHQNSKLFLEPVKRLVDLYEKLGDEEKQLKYMRYLDKLSPANAERKYRIGRIFAGQGRSGIAEQYFEMAQDSATREALDLVSHVALEIAEEVMETNPKAAQKHIERLLEVKGDYLSESDVKAFNTLGLSLRKQGRWRDALVHYRAALELSPGNEHLLYNAAMALAEGDEFEEALPYLEEAAHKCPAFLERSDNVAYNFGRIHHQAGRNSEACFYLEKALALNPRHQAARKLLDRLKSGA, from the coding sequence GTGACCATTCCCGAATGCATCAAGGTCATCCGCAGCCACCTGGGCGGCCCCAGCGGCGCCCTGGTGGCTGTTTCCGCCGACCGCAAATTCCTCAGCCTGCTCAAGGGCGTTTCCAGAAAATACCTTGAACTGCCCCCGGAGCGACGGCACGATTTCAAGGACACGGCCGAGGTGGCCCGCTTTCTCCGCCGCCAAAACGATGGCGGGTCCGGCGAGGGCGTGGTCCTGCTCATGGAGCGTGTTCTCTTCAACAAGCTGACCACAGAGACCCTGGCATTCATCCGCGAGACCTACCCCGAGGCCGTCCTCATCGTGCTCACCAGCGAGGCGCGCAAAGACGATCTGGTCCTGCTGCGTGAAATCGGCGCGGGCAACATCATCGTCAAGCCGGTGGGGGCCAAAAGCCTCATCGAGAAGCTGGCCAACTCCATTAGGCCCCAGGGCAAGCTGGACCAGCTCATGGGCCAGTGCCGCCGCCTCATTGAAAACGGCGAAGCGGAGAGCGCCCTGGAGCTGGCCGAGAACGTGCTGGGCATGAAGCCCGGCAGTTCCGCCGCCCTCATGGCCAAGGGCGACGCCCTGCTGCAGCTGGACCGGGTGGCCGAGGCCATGACCGCCTACGAGCACGCCCACCAGAACTCCAAGCTCTTTCTTGAGCCGGTCAAGCGGCTTGTGGACCTCTACGAGAAGCTGGGGGACGAGGAAAAGCAGCTCAAGTACATGCGCTACCTGGACAAGCTCTCCCCGGCCAACGCGGAGCGCAAGTACCGCATCGGCCGCATCTTCGCCGGGCAGGGACGCTCGGGCATCGCAGAGCAGTACTTCGAAATGGCCCAGGACAGCGCCACCCGCGAGGCCCTGGACCTGGTCAGCCATGTGGCCCTGGAGATCGCCGAGGAGGTCATGGAGACCAACCCCAAGGCGGCACAGAAGCACATCGAGCGGCTTTTGGAGGTCAAGGGGGACTATCTTTCCGAGAGCGACGTCAAGGCCTTCAACACCCTGGGGCTCTCCCTGCGCAAGCAGGGCCGCTGGCGCGACGCCCTGGTGCACTACCGCGCCGCCCTGGAGCTGTCGCCCGGCAACGAACACCTGCTCTACAACGCGGCCATGGCGCTGGCCGAGGGGGACGAGTTCGAGGAGGCCCTGCCCTACCTGGAGGAAGCGGCCCACAAGTGCCCGGCCTTTTTGGAACGCAGCGACAACGTGGCCTACAACTTCGGGCGCATCCACCACCAGGCGGGACGTAACTCCGAGGCCTGCTTCTACCTGGAAAAGGCGCTGGCCTTGAACCCGCGCCACCAAGCCGCCCGCAAGCTGCTGGACCGGCTGAAGAGCGGGGCGTGA
- a CDS encoding DUF1844 domain-containing protein: protein MSAHDYTGGCTMPEVTFSTFVLSLASSCLVHLGEVPEPSTGATEENLPLAKHTIDVLAMLKEKTDGCLEDDERKLLDDLLYEMRMKYCAKGN from the coding sequence ATGAGCGCGCATGACTACACCGGCGGCTGCACGATGCCGGAAGTGACTTTTTCAACCTTCGTCCTTTCCCTGGCCTCGTCCTGCCTGGTCCACCTGGGCGAGGTGCCCGAACCCTCCACTGGCGCAACCGAGGAGAACCTTCCCCTGGCCAAGCACACCATCGACGTGCTGGCCATGCTCAAGGAGAAGACCGACGGCTGTCTGGAGGACGATGAACGCAAACTGCTGGACGACCTTCTCTATGAAATGCGCATGAAGTACTGCGCCAAGGGCAACTAG
- a CDS encoding bifunctional adenosylcobinamide kinase/adenosylcobinamide-phosphate guanylyltransferase encodes MITLVLGGQASGKSDHALDLLESAPGPRAVVATGLARDNSFRRRILDHKRSRDPGLPVIEASGADLPEAVSRALADHAAVLVEGLDFWVYSCIMECGDSRGPDAGAPRRCPCTRPGTGGSSWSARRRGCALWGETASPGASCVRSAG; translated from the coding sequence GTGATAACCTTGGTGCTGGGCGGACAGGCCAGCGGCAAATCCGACCACGCCCTGGACCTGTTGGAAAGCGCGCCCGGCCCCCGCGCCGTGGTGGCCACCGGACTGGCCCGCGACAACTCCTTCCGCCGCCGCATCCTCGACCACAAGCGCTCCCGCGACCCCGGCCTGCCGGTCATCGAGGCGTCCGGGGCCGACCTGCCCGAAGCGGTCTCCCGCGCCCTGGCGGACCACGCCGCCGTGCTGGTGGAGGGCCTTGATTTCTGGGTGTATTCCTGCATCATGGAATGTGGGGACTCCCGCGGGCCGGACGCCGGAGCCCCCCGGCGCTGCCCCTGCACGAGGCCGGGAACCGGCGGCTCATCCTGGTCAGCCAGGAGGCGGGGCTGTGCCCTGTGGGGGGAGACGGCCTCACCCGGCGCTTCGTGCGTACGCTCGGCGGGCTAA
- a CDS encoding arsenate reductase ArsC, producing MSAPLRILFLCTGNSCRSQMAEGWARHLKSGVLEPYSAGVERHGLNPLAVRVMEEAGVDMSPARSKTVDELPGVAFDCIVTLCGHAHEACPVVNGAALRLHKGFDDPPRLAAGMDEDEALAVYRRVRDEIRTFVAGMPGNLG from the coding sequence GTGAGCGCGCCACTACGCATTCTCTTTCTTTGCACGGGGAACTCCTGCCGCTCCCAGATGGCCGAGGGCTGGGCGCGCCACCTCAAGTCCGGCGTCCTGGAACCCTACTCCGCCGGTGTGGAGAGGCACGGCCTGAATCCCCTGGCCGTGCGGGTCATGGAGGAGGCCGGGGTGGACATGTCTCCGGCGCGGTCCAAGACGGTGGACGAGTTGCCTGGCGTGGCGTTCGACTGCATCGTCACTCTCTGCGGCCACGCCCACGAAGCGTGTCCGGTGGTGAACGGCGCGGCCCTGCGTCTGCACAAGGGATTCGACGATCCGCCGCGCCTGGCGGCGGGAATGGACGAGGATGAGGCGCTGGCCGTCTACCGCCGCGTGCGCGACGAGATCAGGACATTTGTGGCGGGGATGCCGGGCAACCTGGGCTAG
- a CDS encoding DHH family phosphoesterase, translating into MAYFRQLDDQLEQLLGLFDKDQKWLICINADPDALASAMALRRIMQRRVAEVGIAQINEVKRPDNLAMIKYLRIPTTKLTQKLASEYDHYAIVDSQPAHNPAFEHYRFSIVIDHHPVASGGGLAGAYVDIKPEYGACSTLLLEYLYNLNIEPASYLATSLLYGIKSDTQSFERDFIDIDVRAFRYLSKFANNLILKKIVRSEYRLEWLDYFREALDKVEILDHGAFVYLGEVDNPDILVILADFFLHVHEINWTAVAGTCKDTLSVIFRGDGIKQHVGEMAKDLFSDVGSAGGHVGAARAEIDLGEQDREPMDLLCERFESKRIKECLQRAKPKKESKSKAD; encoded by the coding sequence ATGGCTTATTTCCGACAGCTCGACGACCAGCTCGAACAGCTCCTCGGCCTGTTCGACAAGGACCAGAAGTGGCTCATATGCATCAACGCCGACCCGGATGCCCTGGCCTCGGCCATGGCGTTGCGGCGCATCATGCAGCGGCGGGTGGCCGAGGTGGGCATCGCCCAGATCAACGAGGTAAAGCGGCCGGACAACCTGGCCATGATCAAGTACCTCCGCATCCCCACCACCAAGCTCACCCAGAAGCTGGCCTCGGAGTACGACCACTACGCCATCGTGGACTCCCAGCCCGCCCACAACCCGGCCTTCGAGCACTACCGCTTCTCCATCGTCATCGACCACCACCCCGTGGCCTCCGGCGGCGGGCTGGCGGGGGCCTACGTGGACATCAAGCCCGAATACGGGGCCTGCTCCACCCTGCTCCTGGAATACCTCTACAACCTCAACATCGAGCCCGCTTCCTACCTGGCCACCTCCCTGCTCTACGGAATCAAGTCCGATACACAATCCTTTGAGCGCGACTTCATCGACATAGACGTCCGCGCCTTCCGCTACCTCTCCAAGTTCGCCAACAACCTCATCCTTAAGAAGATCGTCCGCAGCGAATACCGTCTGGAATGGCTGGACTACTTCCGCGAGGCTCTGGACAAGGTGGAAATTCTTGACCACGGGGCCTTTGTCTATCTCGGGGAAGTGGACAATCCGGACATCCTGGTCATCCTGGCCGACTTCTTCCTGCACGTGCACGAGATCAACTGGACCGCCGTGGCGGGCACCTGCAAGGACACCCTCTCGGTCATATTCCGGGGCGACGGCATCAAGCAGCACGTGGGCGAGATGGCCAAGGACCTCTTTTCCGACGTGGGCAGCGCGGGCGGCCACGTGGGCGCGGCCCGGGCGGAGATAGATCTCGGAGAGCAAGACCGCGAGCCCATGGACCTGCTCTGCGAGCGTTTCGAGTCCAAGCGCATCAAGGAATGCCTGCAGCGGGCCAAGCCCAAGAAAGAATCCAAAAGCAAAGCCGACTAG
- the cbiR gene encoding cobamide remodeling phosphodiesterase CbiR, whose product MAYDTLPAEMRRPDEFPFRLAVPSWVWPGTVADNCRRLGFTFNEVGLTMFESQACMDYGPDDLPPELVELGLRYHMHMPLDLPWSEGMLAVGDVIDCLVEKTAYLQPWGYVLHPPPVSKLLDEVAFRFINKGIKPDRVLLENTKEFDPLEYWCDIRYLGLNLCLDLGHLLLYGQERLVELPRLWNRVKLVHLSAPGPDGEHLALNELDAEGRRLVRLILDKMGPDTVVMAEVFDPERLILSLEALYGIMTERGGR is encoded by the coding sequence ATGGCCTACGACACCCTTCCGGCGGAGATGCGCCGCCCGGACGAATTTCCCTTCCGCCTGGCCGTGCCCTCCTGGGTCTGGCCCGGCACCGTGGCGGACAACTGCCGCCGCCTGGGCTTCACCTTCAACGAGGTGGGGCTGACCATGTTCGAATCCCAAGCCTGCATGGACTACGGACCGGACGACCTGCCCCCCGAACTGGTGGAGCTGGGCCTTCGCTACCACATGCACATGCCCCTGGACCTGCCCTGGTCCGAGGGCATGCTGGCCGTGGGCGACGTCATCGACTGCCTTGTTGAAAAGACCGCCTATCTGCAGCCCTGGGGCTACGTGCTCCATCCCCCGCCGGTCTCCAAGCTGCTGGACGAGGTGGCCTTCCGCTTCATCAACAAGGGCATCAAACCCGATCGGGTGCTCCTGGAGAACACCAAGGAATTCGACCCGCTGGAATACTGGTGCGACATCCGCTACCTGGGACTGAACCTCTGCCTGGACCTGGGGCACCTGCTCCTCTACGGCCAGGAGCGGCTGGTGGAACTGCCCAGGCTGTGGAACCGGGTCAAGCTGGTCCACCTCTCCGCCCCCGGCCCTGACGGCGAGCACCTGGCGCTCAACGAGCTTGACGCCGAGGGCCGCCGGCTGGTGCGCCTCATCCTGGACAAGATGGGGCCGGACACGGTGGTCATGGCTGAGGTATTCGACCCCGAGCGCCTCATTCTCTCCCTGGAAGCCCTTTACGGGATAATGACCGAGCGGGGCGGCCGGTGA
- the polA gene encoding DNA polymerase I — translation MPFKETVRPDSDPVYLIDGSAFIYRGYYAFRDMSTSTGFPTNALYVTLRMLLKILREEKPAYAGFFLDPRERGFRADLYPEYKAKRAATPEDMIKQIEPIKEAAGLLGFTVHVAEGGEADDCIASLAQRLKGDRAVAIVGADKDLKQCLDRSVWMWDPGAKQEKITSLDDFREDTGLEPASWPDFQALIGDSSDNIPGVPGIGDKSARQIMEGRTTLEEVWAGLDDIPPKFVKKLDGHQEASYLYRDLTRLRTDFCQDLDLEALRVAEPDLDGLRGFLKRFEFRSLLAELPGPASAEKPKAAASQGSLFPQAAPDKPEPVKSVRVASLSEIPEAKNREIGLVPLETGFAVGLDGREYLFKGDPSALAGHLSTAARLAAPETKPLLRANPAWNDVPQAAWFDLALAAYLLNPEERDYSQERLLRSFLNDPDMPAVPQGAHGLEADALATCLARKLENAGMTALFRDLEMPLRPVLADMERAGVAVDLDALAAFLDEVNDKLGSLSARITELAGEEFNIRSSQQLAVILFDRLGLKPRGKTPGGAPSTSQAVLEKMENDHEIVSLILEFRGLEKMRGTYLEPLPKLVDEMGRIHTTFNQTATATGRLSSSGPNLQNIPIRGPMGMRMRACFTSGPGRELVAADYSQIELRLLAHLSDDPGLKDAFLRDEDIHARTAALLFDKSPGDVEPDERRSAKTINFGLLYGMGPQRLSRELKITMPRAKEFIARYFEAMPKVKAFYEQIEEEAKSEGYVTTLLGRRRILPDIHSRNQQQYSQAVRQAINTRVQGSAADAIKLAMIRTHRDDDLRTLSARLILQVHDELLLETPEDNAEQAADRLKRVMENITHDLGLTVPLAVEAGTGHTWAEAH, via the coding sequence ATGCCCTTCAAGGAAACCGTCCGGCCCGATTCCGACCCCGTCTACCTCATCGACGGCTCCGCCTTCATCTACCGGGGGTACTACGCCTTCCGGGACATGAGCACCTCCACGGGGTTCCCCACCAACGCCCTGTACGTCACCCTGCGCATGCTCCTGAAAATTCTGCGCGAGGAAAAGCCCGCCTACGCGGGATTCTTCCTGGACCCGCGCGAACGGGGCTTCCGGGCCGACCTCTATCCCGAATACAAGGCCAAGCGCGCCGCCACCCCAGAGGACATGATCAAGCAGATCGAGCCTATCAAGGAGGCGGCCGGACTTCTGGGCTTCACCGTCCACGTGGCCGAGGGCGGCGAGGCGGACGACTGCATCGCCTCCCTGGCCCAGCGCCTCAAGGGCGATCGCGCCGTGGCCATCGTGGGGGCGGACAAGGATCTCAAGCAGTGCCTGGACCGCTCCGTGTGGATGTGGGACCCCGGCGCCAAGCAGGAAAAGATCACCTCCCTGGACGACTTCCGCGAGGACACCGGGCTGGAGCCCGCCTCCTGGCCGGATTTCCAGGCCCTCATAGGCGACTCGTCGGACAACATACCCGGCGTGCCCGGCATCGGCGACAAGTCCGCCCGGCAAATCATGGAGGGGCGCACCACCCTGGAGGAGGTCTGGGCCGGGCTGGACGACATTCCGCCCAAGTTCGTCAAGAAGCTCGACGGCCACCAGGAGGCCAGCTACCTCTACCGCGACCTCACCCGCCTGCGCACCGACTTCTGCCAGGACCTCGACCTTGAGGCCCTGCGCGTGGCCGAACCGGATCTGGACGGACTGCGCGGCTTTCTCAAACGGTTCGAGTTCCGCTCCCTGCTGGCCGAACTCCCCGGCCCCGCTTCGGCTGAAAAACCCAAGGCCGCCGCCAGCCAGGGCAGCCTTTTCCCCCAGGCCGCTCCGGACAAGCCCGAGCCAGTAAAATCCGTGCGCGTGGCCTCCCTCTCCGAGATTCCCGAGGCCAAAAACAGGGAAATCGGCCTCGTCCCCCTGGAAACCGGCTTCGCCGTGGGCCTGGACGGACGCGAGTACCTCTTCAAAGGCGACCCGTCCGCCCTGGCCGGACACCTCTCAACGGCCGCCCGGTTGGCCGCGCCGGAAACCAAGCCCCTGCTGCGGGCCAATCCCGCCTGGAACGATGTCCCCCAGGCCGCCTGGTTCGACCTGGCCCTGGCCGCCTACCTCCTCAACCCCGAGGAGCGCGACTACTCCCAGGAGCGGCTGCTGCGCTCCTTTCTGAACGACCCGGACATGCCCGCCGTCCCCCAGGGCGCCCACGGCCTGGAAGCCGACGCCCTGGCCACCTGCCTGGCCCGCAAGCTGGAAAACGCCGGCATGACCGCCCTCTTCCGCGACCTTGAGATGCCCCTTCGCCCGGTCCTGGCGGACATGGAGCGCGCCGGGGTGGCCGTGGACCTGGACGCCCTCGCCGCCTTCCTGGACGAGGTCAACGACAAGCTCGGCTCCCTCTCCGCCCGCATCACCGAGCTGGCCGGAGAGGAATTCAACATCCGCTCCTCCCAGCAGCTGGCCGTCATCCTCTTCGACCGCCTGGGCCTCAAGCCGCGCGGCAAGACCCCCGGCGGCGCGCCCTCCACCTCCCAGGCCGTGCTGGAGAAAATGGAGAACGACCACGAGATCGTCTCCCTCATCCTGGAGTTCCGCGGCCTGGAAAAAATGCGCGGCACCTACCTGGAGCCGCTGCCCAAGCTGGTCGACGAGATGGGCCGCATCCACACCACCTTCAACCAGACCGCCACCGCAACCGGCCGCCTCTCCTCCTCCGGCCCCAACCTCCAGAACATCCCCATTCGCGGCCCCATGGGCATGCGCATGCGCGCCTGCTTCACCTCCGGCCCCGGGCGAGAGCTGGTGGCCGCCGACTACTCCCAGATCGAGCTGCGCCTGCTGGCCCACCTCTCCGACGACCCCGGCCTCAAGGACGCCTTCCTGCGCGACGAGGACATCCACGCCCGCACCGCCGCCCTGCTCTTCGACAAATCACCCGGGGACGTGGAGCCCGACGAGCGCCGCTCCGCCAAGACCATCAACTTCGGCCTGCTCTACGGCATGGGCCCCCAGCGCCTCTCCCGCGAACTCAAGATCACCATGCCCCGCGCCAAGGAGTTCATCGCCCGCTATTTCGAGGCCATGCCCAAGGTCAAAGCCTTCTACGAGCAGATCGAGGAAGAGGCCAAATCCGAAGGCTATGTCACCACCCTCCTGGGACGCCGCCGCATCCTCCCCGACATCCACTCCCGCAACCAGCAGCAATACTCCCAGGCCGTGCGCCAAGCCATCAACACCCGCGTCCAGGGCTCCGCCGCCGACGCTATCAAACTGGCCATGATCCGCACCCACCGCGACGACGACCTCCGTACCCTCTCCGCCCGCCTCATCCTCCAGGTCCATGACGAACTCCTCCTGGAAACCCCCGAGGACAACGCGGAACAAGCCGCCGACCGCCTCAAACGGGTCATGGAAAACATCACACACGACCTCGGCCTCACCGTCCCCCTGGCCGTGGAAGCGGGCACCGGCCATACCTGGGCCGAGGCGCACTGA